From Brassica rapa cultivar Chiifu-401-42 chromosome A06, CAAS_Brap_v3.01, whole genome shotgun sequence:
cttgacATCGGTGAGAAAATCGATATAGGGTTTGTGGGTTTGTTGAAATCGATCTCCAGGGTTTGTTGGTCTGTTGAAATCGATCTCTAAGGTTTGGTTATGTTTAGAGTTTGAGACTGATGTATATGTTTGAGTTTAGTCTTGTAGCAACGAGTGTTGTATGTTGATGTGTATGTTTGAGTTCAGTTGATGGAAGCTTTGTTTATCTCTGTCTAAGCTATGTGATAATGAATTGGTTTAGTCTTAGTTTAGGTTTGTTCTGTGACTAGCTTGTAACTTCTAGTCTGCTTTACATGATAGCTTGCGTAGAGTTCCAAGATAGCTTGTGTGTGTTCTGTAAACAAGTTTGTGAAGTTCAGTGAAGGAAACACATTACATGTTTAGATCCTTTCCTTTCAAGTATTGTGTCTGTACGAATATTTCCTGAGACATGAATGTTACATAGTAGCAGCAGCCATGATAATATTATATGAGTGTATATTACATAGTAGCAGCAGCCATGTTCAGCTTTAGCTCTTGTAAACTGTATGAGCTAACTGTTTTGTTATCTTTTATTACAGTATAGAGTTCACAGATTTGCTTATTTGATGCTGTTGCTTTACTTATTTGATGCTGTTTGATTGCTTGTATGATGTTTGTTTGACAGCTTTACATGACTGCCATCTCTCTTGTTTTTGCAGAGTGGAGTCACGTAGCCAAGTTTGGAGCTTGGAGGATACATGTAATTTTAAAGTCTTCACGAGACTTGTAGTGaattatatgaataaaaatatttaaactttttttttttttttttttgaatttggaGACAAAAATGAATTAAcactttttctatttatataataatatcttgagtttttaaatatatcttGTCTTTCATAAAAATTAATGGGCTAACCCTGTACCAGCCCTAACCCTGTAACTAAAACAGGGTTAAAATAGGGTTGGGTTAAAATAGGGTTGGGTTTATATTACACAAGAGAGGGTTAGGCCCTAACCCTGTAATTAACATCCCTagtagggctgggcaaataaaccgaacccgataacccgaaccgaatccgatccgataaaaatgaatccgaaccgatccgaacccgacgtaaataccgaatggatcttgttttgtggtatttcgggttatgggtattatccgaaccgaacccgaatctaaatggatatccgatagaacccgaaacattcaaaacctcgaaaagatcttgtaccaaacatgatctcaattcctaatatgtatccaaaatatactaaaaatattgaacatcttaagtacttatctattacatgaaggttggtggttctattacatgaatgTTGGTGGTTCTagtacatgaaggttgatggttgaagATGACCGTTGAATCTTAAGTATTtagatttgattttgttttcgttaaacaatgtttctcaacttggttttcgttttatgattttatttatttggttttctttttatcagtaaatatgtttacttttcgtttgattttgaatgatcatggttgatgttccttatttttgaatcgattttacttaagttttggttacaaaataagtacgaatcaagtattttaaaactgaagaagtgattttactcatgttttggttataaaataggtaaaaatcaggtacttttaaaccgaaaaaccgattgggacccgaacccgaaagtatattggaTTGTgtcggttctttgaagatttactaaccccgacccgaacccgatagaatccgaaccggtcccgaaccgaactttcatataatccgaatggggctgattttgataaactcgaaaaaccgaaacccgattggataaaaccgaaacccgattgggaccccgaatgcccaggcctaatcCCTAGTGTTGGGGGAGGGGGGCTTTGGAAGCTTTCTGCGTTGGCATTGTGACCTTATGATGCCTTCATTTCTTTAATTTCATACTAAATAGAAATTTGTTACCATTTTTGGTTTCCgtaaatactatatatttagACTAATTAATTAACTAACAAGTACGTATAACCTTTTGTTGAATGTTTTCTTGCACGTTCACTCCGACTTCTTTCTTTTTGAGGGGTCAAATAGAACTTTCTTGCCATGAAGCTATAGAAGCTTTGAGTTTCTTATGGAACAAACTTCGTTAACTATTGGAATCTTACTCAAATTATTTCTGAACcctattcaaaaatattaactgTATAATTTAAACAAACAATGATGTagtttttaaagttaataatttcatatatataatatattgttgGTATGTGATCTAAACTTATATTTATTGAGCATTGTAACTTAGGTGGTTAAATCTGTTACTTAGGTTAGTTAGGAGTCGGTTAGACCGGTTAGAGTTTGTTTAGCTGGTTTAACACTTACTTTCTTGTTAGGCTTGTAACCCTTTGGTTCATATAAAAAAGGGATTAGATAAAAGAGAGTAAGCTAGACTCATTGCGAAACAGAATCAGAGAAATAGAGAGAGACTACGGATACTCCTTGTTCATCACCATCTCCGATTTGCGAGTGGTGTCCTTTGTTCTAGTGGATTTGCTAGACTGAGTCTGGCTCCAGGGATTAGTTCTCCATATCGGAGAGATACCCTGAATTATCAATCTTGTATTTCTCTATTGCTTTCTTGTCTTTATTAGATCGGTTTGATCTTGAGTGATTGTGAGGTTAGAGAGTATGATTTGATTCCATGTTAACGGAGGATCGATTCACCTCGAATCGATTCAGTGAGTtctcaacatatatatatatatatatatatgtttaccattttttataaaaaaaattgcaagtccaaaacttagaaatatatctagaatcttaaaattttacctatacatttatttttaaatttaatttttagaagTTTAATTTGTTCGACCACTCCAATTATACATGTTAAAAACGTCCTTGTTATTAGGAATGGGAATGGCTATTAAATATTGATTTCACATTGGAGCTCAACGCATCATTGTGGATTAAGGAAAATAGATGATGCAAGTAAATATATTCAATCTCATGCTCTTGTCAACAAtgaatataaataacaaaaggAGAGTTATAAAAGAGTTTGTACAATATTGTCTGAATTTTCTAGGCTCTATCCTAATTAACATTCTTGgaatgaaaaatatgttaaattagAAATGAAATATTTCCTCTTCAACCTTCGGCTTGTTATTGCTCGAGAGAAAGCGCTTGCTCAAGACAATTGAATGCTTTCTGGTAGCTCATGAAGCCCATGAACCAGAAGTCAAAATTATCGACCGTGACTACTTCAATGTATTTTTTAGATGGTTTCTTTGTGTTCAGACTCTGGTTCACTCCCTTGATTTTGCACAAAGGGATTGACACTTTGTAGTGAACCCTAGTGAGATCTCCCTGAGGTGAAGCCACTTTGATAGATCTCTCGCTCCAGAAAGCAATCTTCTTTGATGAGATGAAGAGTAAACCTGCGATGGGACCTGCCGTTGTTGATAGGTAACATTGGTAGGCTTTGAAGAGTTTATCTTCATCGTAGACACTAAAGAGCCTCTTGTAAATCTTCTCTAAGCCTCCCATTTGAATGATCTTAGCTCCTAGGGATAGCTTTCTCTTGACTGTTTCGGTCAGCTTTGGTCCTAACTTGCTCTGGTCGCTAGATCCGTCCGTGAAGCTATTGGTTCGCTGAATCGATTTTTTCTTGCTTTGTTCAGATTTCTTGGAAGGAGATGGGATTTGGACCTTGTTGATGGAAGCTGGGTCAGGTAAGTAACCAGCAGGAGCAGTCTTGACTGCAGGGAATGCAAGAACTTCTTGGTGGACTGTGCTCAATGTCATCTTGGAGGATTGAGTAGTGATCTTGAAAGATGGATAGATTGTGAGTGATGAAACCTGTGTGGTGAGATGGTTATTTAAAGGGAAAGACAAAGAGACAAGAGGCAGTTGAAACAAAGCTTTGAATCGTTGAGTCTTGAGACCTTTATGGTAAAGTATGAGTCATGTATGGGTCATCAAGACACACATAAAGCCACTTTCTTGGGGTTAAAGGCAATGAGAAGATCGAGCATA
This genomic window contains:
- the LOC103874206 gene encoding GEM-like protein 7 yields the protein MTLSTVHQEVLAFPAVKTAPAGYLPDPASINKVQIPSPSKKSEQSKKKSIQRTNSFTDGSSDQSKLGPKLTETVKRKLSLGAKIIQMGGLEKIYKRLFSVYDEDKLFKAYQCYLSTTAGPIAGLLFISSKKIAFWSERSIKVASPQGDLTRVHYKVSIPLCKIKGVNQSLNTKKPSKKYIEVVTVDNFDFWFMGFMSYQKAFNCLEQALSLEQ